The following proteins are co-located in the Pseudomonas sp. DY-1 genome:
- a CDS encoding SCP2 domain-containing protein: MLTQALLAGIELGLNRVLTLDSTALPRMTALEGSVIEVDCQSPALTLFLLPGGDGLKLSAHWSAPADCRLRAPASSLLKLATAREKTAVLHSPEVTLEGDSAVLLELAAILQDLELDWEYELSRWLGPVGTQLLAGHLKLRANWAGQGLESLRQNLADYLAEESRTLVGRREADARFAELDRLKLALDRLDARVERLNQRIKPNA; the protein is encoded by the coding sequence ATGCTGACCCAGGCGCTGCTGGCCGGTATCGAGCTCGGCCTGAACCGGGTGCTGACGCTGGACAGCACGGCGCTGCCGCGCATGACAGCCCTTGAGGGCAGTGTCATCGAAGTCGACTGCCAGAGTCCGGCACTGACGCTTTTCCTGCTGCCTGGTGGCGACGGCCTGAAGCTTTCCGCCCACTGGTCCGCTCCCGCCGATTGCCGTCTGCGTGCTCCGGCCAGCAGCCTCCTGAAGCTGGCCACAGCGCGGGAAAAGACCGCCGTCCTGCACAGCCCGGAAGTCACCCTTGAAGGCGACAGCGCCGTGTTGCTGGAGCTGGCCGCCATTCTCCAGGACCTCGAACTGGATTGGGAATACGAGCTGTCGCGCTGGCTCGGGCCAGTCGGCACCCAGTTGCTCGCAGGCCATCTGAAGCTCCGCGCCAATTGGGCGGGACAGGGCCTGGAAAGCCTGCGCCAGAATCTCGCCGACTACCTAGCCGAAGAGTCGCGCACCCTGGTGGGCCGCCGCGAAGCCGACGCACGCTTCGCTGAACTGGACCGCCTCAAGCTCGCCCTCGATCGCCTCGACGCTCGCGTCGAGCGTCTGAACCAGAGAATCAAACCCAACGCATGA
- a CDS encoding phosphoribosyl-ATP diphosphatase, whose amino-acid sequence MSDTLARLAEVLEERKNAAADSSYVASLYHKGLNKILEKVGEEAVETILAAKDAAVSGDASDLIYETADLWFHSLVMLAALGQHPQAVLDELDRRFGLSGHAEKAARQPSA is encoded by the coding sequence ATGAGTGATACCCTCGCCCGCCTGGCCGAGGTGCTGGAGGAGCGCAAGAACGCCGCTGCCGACAGCTCCTACGTCGCCAGCCTGTACCACAAGGGCCTGAACAAGATCTTGGAAAAGGTCGGTGAAGAAGCGGTGGAAACCATACTCGCCGCCAAGGATGCCGCCGTCAGTGGCGACGCCAGCGACCTGATCTACGAAACCGCCGACCTCTGGTTCCATAGCCTGGTCATGCTCGCCGCCCTCGGCCAGCACCCCCAAGCCGTACTGGATGAACTGGACCGTCGCTTTGGCCTGTCCGGGCACGCCGAAAAGGCCGCCCGCCAGCCCTCCGCCTGA
- a CDS encoding twin-arginine translocase TatA/TatE family subunit: MGIFDWKHWLVILIVVVLVFGTKRLKNLGSDVGEAIKGFRKAMNTEEGDKAPEQTTAAQQPGATLNQPHTIDGQAQQVQDPVTRKD; encoded by the coding sequence ATGGGCATCTTCGACTGGAAACACTGGCTGGTCATTCTCATCGTCGTCGTGCTGGTCTTCGGCACCAAGCGCCTGAAAAACCTCGGTTCCGACGTCGGCGAAGCCATCAAGGGCTTCCGCAAGGCGATGAACACCGAGGAAGGCGACAAGGCCCCCGAGCAGACCACTGCCGCGCAGCAACCCGGTGCCACGCTGAACCAGCCGCATACCATCGACGGCCAGGCTCAGCAGGTGCAGGACCCGGTGACCCGCAAGGACTGA
- a CDS encoding phasin family protein → MAGKKKTDKDTNSWIGEIEKYSRQIWLAGLGAYSKVSNDGSKLFDTLVKDGEKAEKQAKTEVDKQVDAVKSKVGARVGTAKSKVEEVKGKAIGKWGELEEAFDKRLNSAISRLGVPSRSEVKDLQGKVDSLTKQLEKLTGVSAKSVKPAAAKTAAKPAAKAAAKPAAKPAAKPAAKVAAAKPAPKAAAAKHAAAKPAAKPAAKAAAKPAAAAKPAAKPAAKPAASKPAAAKPAAKPAAAKPAVAKPAAAKKPAVKKPAAPKAAAKPAAPAAAPAAPVAAATPAPSAAPAAAPAPAAPATPPASQS, encoded by the coding sequence ATGGCTGGCAAGAAGAAAACCGATAAAGACACCAACTCCTGGATCGGCGAGATCGAGAAATACTCGCGCCAGATCTGGCTGGCTGGCTTGGGGGCCTACTCGAAGGTCAGTAACGACGGCTCCAAGCTGTTCGATACGCTGGTCAAGGATGGTGAGAAGGCTGAAAAGCAGGCCAAGACCGAAGTGGACAAGCAGGTAGACGCGGTCAAGTCGAAGGTCGGCGCCCGCGTGGGCACGGCCAAGTCCAAGGTTGAAGAGGTCAAGGGCAAGGCGATCGGCAAATGGGGTGAGCTGGAGGAGGCTTTCGACAAGCGTCTGAATAGCGCCATTTCCCGTCTCGGCGTGCCCAGCCGCAGTGAAGTCAAGGACCTGCAAGGCAAGGTGGATTCCCTGACCAAGCAGCTCGAGAAGCTCACCGGCGTGTCGGCGAAATCGGTCAAGCCCGCTGCTGCAAAGACTGCCGCCAAACCGGCTGCCAAAGCTGCTGCGAAACCCGCCGCCAAGCCTGCTGCGAAACCTGCTGCCAAGGTTGCCGCTGCCAAGCCGGCACCCAAGGCTGCGGCTGCCAAACATGCTGCTGCAAAACCGGCCGCCAAGCCAGCTGCAAAGGCTGCTGCGAAGCCGGCGGCTGCGGCCAAGCCCGCTGCCAAACCAGCGGCGAAGCCTGCTGCCTCGAAGCCCGCCGCAGCGAAACCTGCTGCCAAGCCGGCAGCTGCAAAACCGGCAGTGGCCAAACCCGCCGCCGCGAAAAAACCGGCAGTGAAGAAGCCCGCTGCGCCCAAGGCGGCCGCCAAGCCTGCCGCTCCGGCAGCTGCTCCCGCGGCACCGGTTGCAGCCGCTACCCCGGCGCCCAGCGCGGCACCGGCAGCAGCACCGGCTCCGGCAGCACCGGCAACTCCGCCGGCCAGCCAGTCCTGA
- the hisI gene encoding phosphoribosyl-AMP cyclohydrolase: MKDWLEEIHWNADGLVPAIAQDYKTGRVLMMAWMNREALTLTAAENRAIYWSRSRGKLWRKGEESGHVQRLHELRLDCDADVVILMVEQLGGIACHTGRESCFYRVFEDGGWKTVDPVLKDPHAIYAAGNSHE; this comes from the coding sequence ATGAAAGACTGGCTGGAAGAGATTCACTGGAACGCCGATGGCCTGGTCCCGGCGATCGCCCAGGACTACAAGACGGGCCGCGTGCTGATGATGGCCTGGATGAACCGCGAAGCCCTTACCCTCACCGCCGCCGAAAACCGCGCCATCTACTGGTCACGCTCCCGTGGCAAGTTGTGGCGCAAGGGCGAGGAATCCGGTCATGTGCAGCGTCTCCACGAATTGCGCCTGGATTGCGACGCCGACGTCGTCATCCTGATGGTCGAACAGCTGGGCGGGATCGCCTGCCATACTGGTCGCGAAAGCTGCTTCTACCGTGTCTTCGAGGATGGTGGCTGGAAGACCGTTGACCCCGTACTCAAGGATCCGCATGCCATCTATGCCGCAGGAAACAGCCATGAGTGA
- a CDS encoding 16S rRNA (uracil(1498)-N(3))-methyltransferase: protein MNLLLLEDADFIAADRARLEGRRLKHLHEVHRAEAGDSLRVGRLGGQMGQGRLLSLEASYAELEVSFDQPPPAKLPITLLLALPRPKMLRRVLQTVAAMGVPRLVLLNSYRVEKSFWQTPFLEPAAIREQLILGLEQARDTVLPEVIIEKRFKPFVEDRLPQLAAGTLGLVGHPGDHPPCPRAVEEPITLAIGPEGGWIPYEVEKLHEAGLQPVQLGERILRVETAVTALLARLF from the coding sequence GTGAACCTGCTTCTTCTCGAAGACGCCGACTTCATCGCGGCGGACCGGGCACGGCTGGAAGGCCGTCGCCTCAAGCACCTGCATGAGGTCCACCGTGCTGAGGCAGGCGACAGCCTGCGGGTGGGCCGCCTCGGCGGCCAGATGGGCCAGGGCCGCCTGCTGAGCCTCGAAGCCAGCTACGCGGAGCTGGAAGTCAGTTTCGACCAGCCGCCGCCAGCCAAGCTTCCCATCACCCTGCTGCTGGCCCTCCCCCGGCCGAAGATGCTCCGCCGTGTACTCCAGACCGTCGCAGCCATGGGCGTTCCGCGCCTGGTCCTGCTGAACAGCTACCGCGTGGAAAAAAGCTTCTGGCAAACGCCCTTCCTGGAACCTGCAGCCATCCGTGAGCAGCTGATCCTGGGCCTTGAACAAGCGAGGGACACCGTGCTGCCCGAGGTGATCATCGAGAAGCGCTTCAAGCCCTTCGTCGAAGACCGCCTGCCGCAACTCGCCGCAGGCACCCTGGGACTGGTGGGCCACCCCGGCGACCACCCGCCCTGCCCCCGCGCGGTAGAGGAACCCATCACCCTTGCCATTGGCCCCGAGGGTGGCTGGATTCCTTACGAGGTCGAGAAACTGCACGAGGCCGGCCTACAACCGGTGCAGCTCGGAGAACGCATCCTGCGTGTGGAGACAGCGGTAACCGCCCTGCTCGCGCGGCTGTTCTGA
- the tatB gene encoding Sec-independent protein translocase protein TatB: MFGISFGELLLIGLIALLVLGPERLPGAARTAGLWIGRLKRSFNAIKTEVEREIGADEIRRQLHNEHIMALEKQIKESIVPPTVESLLSEAEPEGDSAPASPAPGAPAAQTVQAAPAPATAKAPATPGTAAPSQTDPAAPVQASNAASPSQPSPQAPIEPQQPSRIP, from the coding sequence ATGTTCGGTATCAGCTTCGGTGAACTGCTGCTGATCGGCCTGATCGCACTCCTGGTGCTCGGGCCCGAACGGCTGCCCGGCGCGGCGCGCACGGCCGGTCTCTGGATCGGGCGCCTCAAGCGCAGCTTCAACGCGATCAAGACCGAGGTCGAGCGCGAAATCGGCGCCGACGAGATCCGCCGCCAGCTGCATAACGAACACATCATGGCGCTCGAAAAGCAGATCAAGGAAAGCATCGTGCCTCCCACGGTCGAATCCCTGCTTTCCGAGGCAGAGCCTGAAGGCGACTCCGCACCGGCAAGTCCGGCGCCCGGCGCCCCGGCTGCGCAAACCGTGCAGGCAGCGCCGGCACCGGCAACCGCCAAGGCCCCGGCAACTCCAGGCACGGCAGCCCCCAGCCAGACCGACCCGGCAGCGCCCGTCCAGGCCTCCAACGCCGCGTCGCCGTCTCAGCCATCGCCCCAGGCACCCATTGAACCGCAGCAGCCGTCCCGCATCCCATGA
- the ubiB gene encoding ubiquinone biosynthesis regulatory protein kinase UbiB → MKLLAARRLLRIQQVVIRYRLDDLLLELPLPWWLRTLSHVLPWRWLPRKELSLSRGERLRLALEDLGPIFIKFGQLLSTRRDLMPPDIADELARLQDQVPPFAPAKAVARIEEQLGAKVSEVFARFDVEPLASASVAQVHAAQLKSGEEVVVKVIRPNLRPIIRQDLAWLFILARLAERVSADARRLRPVEVVDDYEKTIYDELDLLREAANASQLRRNFDGSPLLYVPQVYWDWCRPKVLVMERIYGIPVTDLATLADQRTDMKLLAERGVEIFFTQVFRDSFFHADMHPGNIFVATRQPWNPQYIAIDCGIIGSLTPEDQDYLARNLIAFFKRDYRRVAQLHIDSGWVPPETKVNDFEAAIRTVCEPIFEKPLKDISFGQLLLRLFQTARRFNMEVQPQLVLLQKTLLNIEGLGRQLYPDLDLWNTAQPFLERWMRERISPLQLLRNLQQQAEQVPHLSQIARDTLERLALPASAPQKAEKPASDQWPARLLGALLIAGAATQGLAPTADTWPSWLMLAGGLYLVLRR, encoded by the coding sequence ATGAAGCTGCTCGCCGCCCGCCGCCTGTTGCGCATCCAGCAGGTCGTCATCCGCTACCGCCTCGATGACCTGCTGCTCGAACTGCCGCTGCCCTGGTGGCTGCGCACGCTGAGCCACGTCCTGCCCTGGCGCTGGTTGCCGCGCAAGGAACTCAGCCTGTCCCGCGGCGAGCGCCTGCGCCTGGCCCTGGAAGACCTCGGCCCGATCTTCATCAAGTTCGGCCAGTTGCTCTCGACTCGCCGCGACCTGATGCCACCGGATATCGCCGACGAGTTGGCACGCTTGCAGGACCAGGTACCGCCATTCGCCCCGGCGAAAGCCGTCGCGCGCATCGAAGAGCAATTGGGCGCCAAGGTCAGCGAAGTGTTCGCCCGGTTCGACGTCGAGCCACTGGCCTCGGCGTCGGTGGCCCAGGTCCATGCTGCGCAACTGAAAAGCGGCGAAGAAGTGGTGGTGAAGGTGATCCGCCCCAACCTGCGGCCGATCATTCGCCAGGACCTCGCCTGGCTGTTCATCCTCGCCCGGCTCGCCGAGCGCGTATCCGCCGATGCCCGCCGTCTGCGCCCGGTGGAGGTGGTGGACGACTACGAGAAGACCATCTACGACGAGCTCGATCTGCTCCGAGAGGCAGCCAACGCCAGCCAGCTGCGACGCAACTTCGATGGCTCGCCGCTGCTCTACGTGCCCCAGGTCTACTGGGACTGGTGCCGCCCCAAGGTGCTGGTGATGGAGCGCATCTACGGCATTCCGGTAACGGACCTCGCTACCCTCGCCGACCAACGCACCGATATGAAATTGCTGGCCGAACGCGGCGTGGAAATCTTCTTCACCCAGGTATTCCGCGACAGTTTCTTCCACGCTGATATGCACCCCGGCAACATTTTCGTCGCCACCCGCCAACCCTGGAACCCGCAGTACATAGCCATCGACTGCGGCATCATCGGCAGCCTCACCCCAGAAGACCAGGACTACCTCGCACGCAACCTGATCGCCTTCTTCAAGCGCGACTACCGCCGCGTAGCCCAGCTCCACATCGACTCGGGCTGGGTGCCGCCGGAAACCAAGGTCAACGATTTCGAAGCGGCTATCCGCACCGTCTGCGAACCCATCTTCGAGAAGCCGCTGAAAGACATCTCCTTCGGCCAGCTGCTGCTGCGCCTGTTCCAGACCGCCCGCCGCTTCAACATGGAAGTCCAGCCGCAACTCGTGCTGCTGCAGAAGACCCTGTTGAACATCGAAGGACTGGGCCGCCAGCTCTACCCGGACCTGGACCTTTGGAACACCGCCCAGCCCTTCCTCGAACGCTGGATGCGCGAACGCATCAGCCCGCTGCAACTGCTGCGCAACCTGCAGCAGCAGGCCGAGCAGGTACCGCACCTGTCGCAGATCGCCCGCGACACCCTGGAGCGCCTGGCGCTGCCCGCCAGCGCACCGCAGAAGGCCGAGAAGCCAGCCAGCGACCAATGGCCAGCGCGCCTGCTGGGCGCCCTGCTGATCGCCGGCGCAGCCACACAGGGCCTGGCCCCCACTGCCGACACCTGGCCGAGCTGGCTTATGCTGGCCGGCGGTCTATATCTGGTGCTGCGCCGATAG
- a CDS encoding polyhydroxyalkanoic acid system family protein produces the protein MSRIQVERSHALGREAVRDKAEKLAERLAREYDVRYQWRGDTLEFKRSGADGQIEVSASKVRVEVKLGLLLSAMSGSIKREIEKALDEYLA, from the coding sequence ATGTCCCGCATCCAAGTCGAACGTTCCCATGCCCTCGGTCGCGAGGCCGTCCGTGATAAAGCCGAGAAGCTGGCCGAGCGCCTGGCGCGCGAGTACGACGTGCGCTACCAATGGCGCGGAGACACCCTGGAATTCAAGCGCAGCGGCGCCGATGGGCAGATCGAAGTGAGCGCTTCGAAGGTGCGCGTGGAGGTCAAGCTGGGCCTGCTGCTGTCGGCCATGAGCGGCAGTATCAAGCGCGAGATCGAAAAAGCGCTGGACGAATACCTGGCCTGA
- a CDS encoding amino acid ABC transporter ATP-binding protein, producing MIEVRNLVKVFDARGHEVRAVDNVTTQVKRGEVVVVIGPSGSGKSTFLRCLNGLEELDSGSVSIDGVDLANPKTDVNAYRREVGMVFQHFNLFPHMTVLENLCLAQKVVRKRGKAEREAKAQALLAKVGIGQKANEYPSRLSGGQQQRVAIARALCMEPKVMLFDEPTSALDPEMVGEVLDVMKQLAQEGMTMVCVTHEMGFAREVADRVLFFDHGKLLEDAPPAQFFEKPQDPRAQSFLRQVL from the coding sequence GTGATTGAAGTCAGAAATTTGGTGAAAGTCTTCGATGCCCGTGGCCATGAAGTGCGGGCTGTGGATAACGTCACCACGCAGGTGAAGCGTGGCGAAGTGGTGGTTGTGATCGGTCCCTCGGGCTCCGGCAAGTCCACCTTCCTGCGCTGCCTGAACGGTTTGGAAGAGCTGGATTCCGGTTCGGTGAGCATCGACGGTGTCGATCTCGCCAACCCGAAAACCGACGTGAACGCCTACCGCCGCGAAGTGGGCATGGTGTTCCAGCACTTCAACCTGTTCCCGCACATGACCGTACTGGAGAACCTCTGCCTGGCCCAGAAGGTCGTGCGCAAGCGCGGCAAGGCCGAGCGCGAGGCCAAGGCCCAAGCGCTGCTGGCCAAGGTCGGCATTGGGCAGAAGGCCAACGAGTACCCCTCGCGCCTGTCCGGTGGTCAGCAGCAGCGTGTCGCCATTGCCCGCGCCCTGTGCATGGAGCCCAAGGTGATGCTGTTCGACGAGCCCACCTCGGCGCTCGATCCGGAAATGGTCGGCGAAGTGCTGGACGTGATGAAGCAGCTCGCCCAGGAAGGCATGACCATGGTCTGCGTGACCCACGAGATGGGTTTTGCCCGCGAAGTGGCAGACCGGGTGCTGTTCTTCGACCACGGCAAGCTGCTGGAAGACGCGCCCCCCGCGCAATTCTTCGAGAAGCCGCAGGACCCGCGCGCGCAGAGCTTCCTGCGCCAGGTGCTCTGA
- the ubiE gene encoding bifunctional demethylmenaquinone methyltransferase/2-methoxy-6-polyprenyl-1,4-benzoquinol methylase UbiE, whose amino-acid sequence MNDQRKGNDAEPTTHFGYQQVPESQKADKVAEVFHSVAAKYDLMNDLMSGGVHRLWKRFTIELSGVRPGNRVLDIAGGTGDLTRQFSRLVGMTGEVVLADINASMLKVGRDKLLDSGVAGNVSFVQADAEKLPFPDNHFDVVTIAFGLRNVTHKDEAIRSMLRVLKPGGRLLVLEFSKPTSGLLSKAYDAYSFSLLPLMGKLITNDAESYRYLAESIRMHPDQETLKAMMVEAGFERVTYHNMTGGIVALHRGIKP is encoded by the coding sequence ATGAACGATCAGCGCAAAGGCAACGACGCCGAACCCACGACCCACTTCGGTTATCAGCAGGTTCCCGAAAGCCAGAAGGCCGACAAGGTCGCCGAGGTATTCCACTCGGTAGCGGCCAAGTACGACCTGATGAACGACCTGATGTCCGGGGGCGTCCACCGCCTGTGGAAGCGCTTCACCATCGAGCTTTCCGGCGTACGCCCGGGCAACCGCGTGCTGGACATTGCCGGTGGTACCGGCGACCTCACCCGCCAGTTCTCCCGCCTGGTCGGCATGACCGGCGAAGTGGTGCTGGCCGACATCAACGCCTCCATGCTCAAGGTAGGCCGCGACAAGCTGCTGGACAGCGGCGTGGCCGGCAACGTCAGCTTCGTCCAGGCCGACGCCGAGAAGCTGCCTTTCCCCGATAACCACTTCGACGTGGTCACCATCGCCTTCGGCCTGCGCAACGTCACTCACAAGGACGAAGCCATTCGTTCGATGCTGCGCGTGCTGAAGCCGGGTGGCCGCCTTCTGGTGCTGGAATTCTCCAAGCCCACCAGCGGCCTGCTGTCCAAGGCCTACGACGCCTACTCCTTCAGCCTGCTGCCGCTGATGGGCAAGCTGATTACCAATGACGCTGAAAGCTACCGTTATCTGGCCGAGTCGATCCGCATGCACCCGGACCAGGAAACGTTGAAGGCGATGATGGTCGAGGCGGGCTTCGAACGCGTCACCTACCACAACATGACCGGCGGCATCGTCGCCCTGCACCGCGGCATCAAGCCCTGA
- a CDS encoding phasin family protein produces the protein MAKVAVKKKLEKAESKSTVIGDVKLYARKIWLAGLGAYAKAGAEGVDYFKELVKAGEGVEKQGKKLVDEQVEAANSQFDSVKSSVTGVKEKVEVQLDKIEKAFDNRVASALNRIGIPSRQDVEALSAKLDELSALLEHVARTK, from the coding sequence ATGGCCAAAGTAGCCGTCAAGAAGAAACTCGAGAAAGCCGAAAGCAAGTCCACCGTCATTGGCGACGTGAAGCTCTACGCCCGCAAGATCTGGCTGGCTGGCCTGGGTGCCTATGCCAAGGCCGGCGCCGAAGGCGTCGATTACTTCAAGGAGCTGGTCAAGGCCGGCGAAGGCGTCGAGAAGCAGGGCAAGAAGCTCGTCGACGAGCAGGTCGAGGCGGCCAACAGCCAGTTCGACAGCGTGAAGAGCAGTGTCACCGGCGTGAAGGAAAAGGTCGAAGTTCAACTCGACAAGATCGAGAAGGCGTTCGACAACCGTGTGGCCAGTGCTCTCAATCGCATTGGTATTCCCTCCCGGCAGGACGTTGAGGCACTCTCTGCTAAGCTTGATGAGCTGAGCGCGTTGCTCGAGCACGTCGCGCGAACCAAATAA
- the tatC gene encoding twin-arginine translocase subunit TatC — protein MSDQKPEQDQEMPLVSHLTELRTRLLRCVAAIFLIFAGLFYFAQKIYTLVSAPLRQYLPEGATMIATDVASPFLTPFKLTMVVALFLAMPVILHQVWGFIAPGLYKHEKRVALPLLVSSIVLFYGGMAFAYFLVFPLIFHFFASVTPEGVSMMTDISSYLDFVMTLFFAFGVAFEIPVAVILLIWIGVVDVSYLKRIRPYVIIGCFVVGMVLTPPDIFSQTLLAVPMWLLFEVGVFFGGLIRKRGDHPEDDAEEPGDQPPATRP, from the coding sequence ATGAGCGACCAGAAGCCGGAACAAGACCAGGAAATGCCCCTGGTCTCGCACCTCACTGAACTGCGTACGCGCCTCCTGCGCTGCGTGGCGGCGATCTTCCTGATCTTCGCCGGCCTGTTCTACTTCGCCCAGAAGATCTACACCCTGGTATCGGCGCCGCTGCGCCAGTACCTGCCGGAAGGCGCAACCATGATCGCCACCGACGTGGCATCGCCCTTCCTCACGCCCTTCAAGCTGACCATGGTGGTGGCGCTGTTCCTCGCCATGCCGGTAATCCTGCACCAGGTCTGGGGCTTCATCGCGCCCGGCCTGTACAAGCACGAGAAGCGCGTCGCCCTGCCCCTGCTGGTCTCGAGCATCGTGCTGTTCTACGGCGGCATGGCCTTCGCCTACTTCCTGGTGTTCCCGCTGATCTTCCACTTCTTCGCCAGCGTGACGCCCGAAGGCGTGTCAATGATGACCGACATCAGCAGCTATCTCGACTTCGTGATGACGCTGTTCTTCGCCTTCGGCGTGGCCTTCGAGATTCCCGTGGCCGTCATCCTGCTGATCTGGATCGGTGTGGTGGATGTGAGCTACCTCAAGCGCATCCGCCCCTACGTGATCATCGGTTGCTTCGTGGTGGGCATGGTCCTGACCCCGCCGGATATCTTCTCCCAGACCTTGCTGGCCGTGCCCATGTGGCTGCTGTTCGAGGTCGGCGTGTTCTTCGGTGGCCTGATCCGCAAACGTGGCGATCATCCGGAAGACGACGCGGAAGAACCTGGCGACCAGCCGCCCGCCACTCGCCCGTGA
- a CDS encoding UPF0158 family protein, with product MRPLTIDLDQLAFALNTMGLDHYLDLLSGKVLLIPEEDADPELEALLREEPERFLLVEPLGQADELRLMQEFLHEVVHPHAYSALEQALASRKPARTFRHVLMEYPVLLEAWHQFEAARLRELAQDWLAENELQPATPLH from the coding sequence ATGCGCCCGCTGACCATCGACCTCGACCAACTTGCCTTCGCCCTCAACACCATGGGGCTCGACCACTACCTCGACCTTCTCAGCGGCAAGGTGCTGCTGATCCCTGAAGAAGACGCCGATCCCGAACTGGAAGCCCTGCTGCGCGAGGAGCCCGAGCGTTTTCTGCTGGTGGAACCCCTTGGCCAAGCCGACGAGCTACGGCTGATGCAGGAATTTCTCCACGAAGTGGTCCATCCCCATGCCTATTCCGCCCTGGAACAGGCCCTGGCGAGCCGCAAGCCGGCGCGCACGTTTCGCCACGTGCTGATGGAATACCCAGTGCTGCTGGAGGCCTGGCACCAGTTCGAGGCCGCGCGGCTACGCGAGCTGGCCCAGGACTGGCTGGCGGAGAATGAGCTGCAACCGGCAACGCCGCTGCACTGA
- a CDS encoding TetR/AcrR family transcriptional regulator, which produces MKTRDRILECALELFNLNGEPNVTTLEIATELGISPGNLYYHFHGKEPLVMALFERFQEELAPLLDPPADAQLDAEDYWLFLHLIVERLSQYRFLFQDLSNLAGRLPKLARGMRNWLNHLKRTLAALLARLKSEDQLVSDTEALGQLVEQITLTLLFSLDYQRVLGSGGEIRLVVYQVMMLVAPHLRPGSRHAAENLARRYRET; this is translated from the coding sequence ATGAAGACCCGCGACCGCATCCTCGAATGCGCCCTCGAGCTGTTCAACCTCAACGGCGAACCCAACGTCACCACCCTGGAAATAGCCACCGAACTGGGCATCAGCCCCGGCAATCTCTACTACCACTTCCATGGTAAGGAACCGCTGGTGATGGCGCTGTTCGAGCGCTTCCAGGAAGAGCTGGCACCGCTGCTTGACCCGCCAGCCGACGCGCAACTCGACGCCGAGGATTACTGGCTGTTCCTGCATCTGATCGTGGAGCGCCTGTCCCAGTACCGTTTCCTGTTCCAGGACTTGTCCAACCTGGCCGGCCGCCTTCCCAAGCTGGCCCGCGGCATGCGCAACTGGCTGAACCACCTCAAGCGTACCCTGGCTGCCCTGCTGGCACGTTTGAAGTCCGAGGACCAGTTGGTGAGCGATACCGAGGCCCTTGGCCAACTGGTGGAGCAGATCACCCTGACCCTGTTGTTCTCCCTCGACTACCAGCGCGTGCTGGGCAGCGGCGGCGAGATACGTCTGGTGGTCTATCAGGTGATGATGCTGGTCGCCCCGCATTTGCGCCCAGGCTCCCGGCACGCTGCCGAAAACCTCGCCCGGCGCTACCGGGAAACCTGA